Part of the Fusarium musae strain F31 chromosome 3, whole genome shotgun sequence genome, TATTCACAACGACCTCGTCACACATAACACACCACCTTGCAATTGAAATCATGTACTTTAGGGCTGCTTTCAGTTCTCCTGTATGATATGGCCGAATCGGTGGCAGAGTCATGCCGGTATATCTAGAATCCAAGTAACACCGAGGCAAAGGAGCAATAAGACTAACTTGAATAAGTCTTCGGCCCATGCATAGTATGATTCAACTCCCCAGGAGCTGCTTTCTCCATAAAAGTAAGCCAGTGGTTGCATTTCTTCGGTTTTAGATCAGCATTCTTGTGTCAAAGAACATTGACAGTCAATGCGTCTGATATGCAAGTATTACTTGATGGAAATCACAGACGCGACTTCAACTCAGTCAGCGTCTCGGAATTACATCAAAGAGAACGAAACCGGCATTAGTTACATGTATAGGTCGGGTCATCGGCCCGCGAACTTTGTAAACTCGCTCATTTGATGGGGCAGAGTAAACGACCTCATACGATCTGATGggtttttccttttccctctcAAATAATGGAAATAAACACCATGAAATTGAGTCAGAAAATGATATGTTGTATTGGCCAAGTATGGCTGTTTTGCAATTATGGAAGAGACCAAGATAGGACTTGCACAAAGCATCTCGAGATCTGTCAAGCGTTTCCGCAGTGTAACGTCGATCAGACATTTCCGGTAATATAACTTCTAGACAATTGTAAATGTTTCAAAGCCTGGATGTCGAAATTTAGGCCAGCCACTATGCTATCAGGAGTGTTCGGATCTTATGATAACTACTTTAAAACTGAcaatctttattatagagCTTCTGATATAGGGTAGGTATTCTCGAGCACAATtggattttattataacaTTCCGGCATTCGTATCCTAAAGGACATCGTGAAGATCGCTCTTGAATTATTCACACTGTGAAGATCTTTGTAAGGTAATGGAAAATATAGGCTATGATTGGACTCGACTTATGCTGCGTCACCATCCACAACAGGAGCAAGCTTCAGGGACACTATATCCAAGCAAACAGGATACCCTACATCAAAAAGAAGTTGTACATATAAGGAACTGATATTTACCTATTTATAGAGCTAAAGTAGCTCGCCGCTCTTCAACAATGACGACTGCCGATATCCCGAGACTCTGCTAGTGCCTTGATCCAGTAGCCAAGGCTATGTACAGTTCAGACATGACAGGGTCCAAACACGTGAATGGACCAATAGCTTCTGCCCCGCGATTTGAGTAGAGTATTGACATGAGAGTGCCGAAGAGTTGCGAGAATTCATTACTGTATCAGAAGTGAGGTACCTGGGTAATCTGTTAGATATACACTtaagtaccttaggtagtttAGGTATagaaagaagatggtgcCGAGAATGCTTGAAGTAAACCGATGCCTATCAATTTAATAATAGGTGCTTCCTTCCGAGAAGCATGAGCTGGGCTCTTTCTGCCCTCCCCTTGTCTCTTCCTGCCTCAAGCTCTAGACCCACACTTTGTTTCTCCCCCACCATCGTCGTCAATTCCGCTTCTTTTCTCCCCGCCAACCtcagctttttttttctttacccATTTCATCCAAACCTCTTTAGGTAGTATTTACCAAAGTCCTTGATATACAATCATGGAGGACCAGTTGGTACAGCTTCTTTCCAGCACTCAGCTGCCTGAACAGGGTCCTAGAGTACAGGCCGAACTCGAGTTGAAGCGCGCCCGAACGAATCCCGCCTTTCCCCTGTCTCTCGCCAATATCGCCGCCCACACCTCGATTGATACCAACATCCGTCAGGCCGCGTTAAGCAACCTGCGACTTTTCATCGAGAACAACTGGAGCAACGACGAGCCTGATGATGGACCTATCATTCCTATCTCTGATGAGGCGAGAGGCCAGCTCAAGCAGGTCTTGCTCGACCTTGTGTTGAGCCCGGAGGACGATCGGAAAGTCAAGATCTCAGCCAGTTACGCTGTTGGCAAGATCGCTGTGCACGACTTCCCGGAGCAATGGCCAAACCTCCTCCCCACAGTTATCTCTGTCGTCCCGGCCGGCACCGATTCACAGCTTCACGGTGCCCTGCGATTACTGAACGACATAATTGAAGAGAGTTTGAGCGAGGACCAGTTCTTTTCAATGGCCCAAGATATTGCCAAGGCCCTTGCTGAAGTCGCCCTCAATGAAAACCGAAAGCCCATGCACCGAGCGCTTGCTATTTCCATCTTTCGAGGATGCTTCGATCTCCTCAATATGATCAAGGAGGACCACGCTAAGGAGGTTCGCGCTTTTGCGGAcagtcttcttcaacaatggAACCCCTTCTTCATTACCGTTCTACAGAGCCCTCTTCCAGAGGCTAACCTAGAGAGCGGATCTCAGCCTGACTCTTGGAGCCATATTATCGCCCTCAAACTTCAGGTTGTAAAGACACTCCTCCGAATTCGACGCGTCTTCCCTAACCTGCTCCTTCCCCAAAgtaccatcttcttcagtgcAGTCTGGAAAGAGCTCTCTACTCTGCAAGGACCGCACGAGCAGCTCTATATCAAAGCCGATGCTCAAGGACGCCTTGAGGACTCGGACAACCTTCCCTATACCTTGGACTTTCTCATTCTCGAGGAATTGGACTTTCTTAATCAATGTTTTAGAGCCCCTCCTGTGCAAGCCGAGCTGGACGGTCACCTCAATGCTCAtgcctcagcttcagaagTTCCCTGGATGAAGGAGATTATGAACATGCTTATTGGTTATTCGCGAGTGACtcgggaagaagaggatttgTGGGATATCGACTGCTCCCTGTATCTTGCTGAGGAGACCTCCGTGACTGCCAACTATACCGCACGAACTGCTGCAGGGGACCTGCTAATCAAGATGGGTGAGTGGTTTAACCAGAAGGCGATCGACGGTCTGTTTGGTCAAACACAATCCCTATTTGGCGGCGAGGTTTCCGACTGGCGAAGCCAAGAGGCAGCGCTCTACCTTTTTGTCATGCTGGTCAGTGACTTCCAAGACATGCACAAGGAAATCCCCGAAGCAGTGGCCCACGCCTATCTTTCCCTGGTTGACTACGCCGTTAACCGGCGCGGAGAGCCTCTTCTCCGCGCCAGAGGTTATCTCGTCGCCGGTATGCTTTGCCGTTCTTTCCAGACCCCAGTTGAGCTGTTGGACCGCATTATCACTTCTATCACTCAAGAGGAGTCTGAGGTTGTGCAGGTCGCCTGTGTCAAGGCTGTCGAGGGGTTGATTAACGCTGGCCAGGTGTCGGCCGACAGGCAGGTTCCTATTATCAACGCCATTCAAAACTACATGAACAACAAGGACCCTAGCGATATGGAAGATGCAGACGAACTTCTCGTTACGCTTGCTGAATCCCTCCGCGCTGCCATTACTCTCGACAAACGCATCGCTCTGTCTAACGATGTTAAGTCGGTTGATCTGCTTTTCATGCTAGCTAAGCTAGGCGCAAGCAACTTCCAAGTCACTATGCTGATTTCCGAGGCATTTGAAGAAATCGTTGATGATCTCTCTGACCCTGAATCTTACACTGCTCTCTGTGCAAAGCTTCTGCCTACGCTTACCGGCGCTTTTGACGTCGCCAACCTCACTGAGGATAACCCTCTGGTCACTGTAAGTCTCTATGAACCAGTTTCCGTGCTTCACTGACAATAACTAGGTTGCCACCGAGCTGCTGGCCGTCTTGGCCGAGCACGGACCTGAGCCTCTCCCTGCAGGTTTTGTCGCGGCTACTTTCCCTAAGCTAAACCGCCTCCTTATGGAGTCTACCGAGGGAGAGGTCCTCCGGCCTGGATCTGAAGTTGTGAAGTGGATGCTTCAGCATGATCATCAGCAAGTTCTTGCTTGGCAAGATGCCAATGGTCGTTCTGGCCTGGAGGTCTGCTTGCACATCATCGACCGACTCCTGGGCCCTTCTATCGAGGACAACTCAGCCTCCGAGGTTGGCGGTTTGGCTGCCGAGCTCGTCGAGAAGGCTGGCCAGGAGCGCCTTGGTCCTTTCTTACCTCAGCTTCTGCAAGCTGTTGCTAACCGACTTGCTACTGCTCAAGCTGCAGCTTTTATCCAGTCTCTTATTCTTGTCTTCGCCCGACTTACCCTCTCTGGCGCTCAAGATGTCGTTGAGTTCCTCAGCCAGGTGCAGATCAACGGCGAAAGTGGTCTGCAGGTTGTCATGGCCAAGTGGTTAGAAAACTCTGTCAACTTTGCTGGATACGATGAAATCCGACAAAAGTATGAAGTCCAACTGGATCGGACGATTCCAACTGCTAACTGAAC contains:
- a CDS encoding hypothetical protein (EggNog:ENOG41~BUSCO:EOG09260IU8); its protein translation is MEDQLVQLLSSTQLPEQGPRVQAELELKRARTNPAFPLSLANIAAHTSIDTNIRQAALSNLRLFIENNWSNDEPDDGPIIPISDEARGQLKQVLLDLVLSPEDDRKVKISASYAVGKIAVHDFPEQWPNLLPTVISVVPAGTDSQLHGALRLLNDIIEESLSEDQFFSMAQDIAKALAEVALNENRKPMHRALAISIFRGCFDLLNMIKEDHAKEVRAFADSLLQQWNPFFITVLQSPLPEANLESGSQPDSWSHIIALKLQVVKTLLRIRRVFPNLLLPQSTIFFSAVWKELSTLQGPHEQLYIKADAQGRLEDSDNLPYTLDFLILEELDFLNQCFRAPPVQAELDGHLNAHASASEVPWMKEIMNMLIGYSRVTREEEDLWDIDCSLYLAEETSVTANYTARTAAGDLLIKMGEWFNQKAIDGLFGQTQSLFGGEVSDWRSQEAALYLFVMLVSDFQDMHKEIPEAVAHAYLSLVDYAVNRRGEPLLRARGYLVAGMLCRSFQTPVELLDRIITSITQEESEVVQVACVKAVEGLINAGQVSADRQVPIINAIQNYMNNKDPSDMEDADELLVTLAESLRAAITLDKRIALSNDVKSVDLLFMLAKLGASNFQVTMLISEAFEEIVDDLSDPESYTALCAKLLPTLTGAFDVANLTEDNPLVTVATELLAVLAEHGPEPLPAGFVAATFPKLNRLLMESTEGEVLRPGSEVVKWMLQHDHQQVLAWQDANGRSGLEVCLHIIDRLLGPSIEDNSASEVGGLAAELVEKAGQERLGPFLPQLLQAVANRLATAQAAAFIQSLILVFARLTLSGAQDVVEFLSQVQINGESGLQVVMAKWLENSVNFAGYDEIRQNVIALSKLYSLNDPRLAQTQVKGDLIVNNDDGLIKTRSRAKQSMYPTIHDFSTTTSTLDSIYAPYAESQQANKTNQQSDPDQYTIVPASLKIIKVLIEELLSASGQRAAANAASAAVASASFDDENDEEGWEDEDDTLDLSLGTTKADLMSFMESGGQRQRDDETQAYLTDFFIRCGRENIANFQEWYNMLTEEEKSKLNEVAASSAGQ